The Triticum urartu cultivar G1812 chromosome 5, Tu2.1, whole genome shotgun sequence genome contains the following window.
ACGGAAGAGATGACCACCACCGCCGACTGCACCGGTCAGAACAGATCTGACGGAGGTGCCGCCTACGCGACCACCAGGCcctccacgccgccgccgccgatccaAAGGCAGATggcgcgccgccgccgtcgccgaccgcagtgccgccgccgcccgaacAGGGCTGGTCGCCGCGCCCGCAGCCCGCGCCGCCTCCGATGCCGCCGCGCCACAGCCATCGCCGTTGCCGATCGGATCTGAGGCGCCTCCACATGGTTCGGGGATCCGCACAACCCCAGATCCACGGGAGAGAGGTGATGTCCTCCGCCACCGCTGTCGGCCCCCGGGCTTAGACCGGCGGCATCccccggcggcggcggagggtgGGGAGGAAGGAGTATGCGCCCCGGCGGCTGGGTAGGGAGCCGCCCGAGCCGCCCTAGCGGGGACGACGCGGGGGCTGGGACCTTTGTTGAGCCAGCCGGCTAGTCTCTTATTAAAATGAGGGAGAATTTCACTTCCCCGGCCTCTGCACCAACTAGGGATGCATACGACCATTTTAGTATGAGCACCAAGATAAACATGGTCCTCAGAATTTTTTAAATAAGTATCAAGATATTTTTTGATGAGTGGTTCCACCACACACCAAACTTGATCCGCAATAAATGGGGGGAAACCTCTGTGCATCACCCGTCAATTCTAGAAATTGAACTCGGGTCGTTAGGCTGCACAACCGCATGCCCAACCACTGAGCCAAGGCTCTCTTTGCAATGGTTTTATACAATGACCCCTCGATTTAGGGTCAGTCTTTTTGGCGGCTGAAAAAAATATGCCACCTCTTCTTCAACTTTTTTCATAAGCCAACTCTCTCATTCATTAGAAGCCTCGCCAAATTTACGAAACGACTTATTTTTTAATCTGGATAGAAGCAATTTATTATTTAAGCCGCCCAAAAAAACGGACACTTAGTTGCTTCATGTGCAGCCTCGCCAAATTTACGAAACGACTTATTTTTTAATCTGGATAGAAGCAATTTATTATTTAAGCCGCCCAAAAAAACGGACACTTAGTTGCTTCATGTGCAGCCTCGCCAAATTTACGAAACGACTTATTTTTTAATCTGGATAGAAGCAATTTATTATTTAAGCCGCCCAAAAAAACGGACACTTAGTTGCTTCAtgtgcaccccccccccccccctctctctcttctggATCATTGTCTTGGCAACCCGGCCAAAAGAGAAAGTATCCATTTTGCAGTCAAATCAAAGTACCGACCCATGAACTTGtttgatttttaattttttttgaaagacAGCGGGAGTGAACTTGATTGAATGAACCCTCGCTTGTTGGGATTGCATGTGGAGGAGCAGTACGACAGGCCAACACTTTGGATGAGAACTTGTGTATGTCCACCTATCGTTTGGTACGCTCATTTCCAGACGCGGGACATGTCGACAAGGAAAAAAGAGTTGAATGGCGATTCAGACAAATATAAATATGTGGTCATGTCAAGCAGCAAGGAACCACACAAAAACCCGTGTACAGAAACGTTATCTTCTCGAAGAATTTTGCCACCCAGCTCTCGTGTAACGCCGCCCGTGAAGCGTCATGACAAACCAAAAAAAAAAACCCAAGGGACGGGGACGGCCGACgacacatgcatgcatgccgtcTCGTCTCTGACAACGAAGCGGCGGCGGCAGAGCCCACCCCCGAGACGTCCCGACCCTCTCCTTCTCAACCTCCTGCCGTTTCATAAATACGAGTACCAAGTTAAGCAGACGACGTTCAAATCAGAGCCGCTTCCATCATCTCTCGAGAATGCGCGGCTCGCACCTGCTCCTGCTACTGGTGGCGTTCTCTTCATTCCACGGCCACCTCGCCGCCCGCCATGGCCGGAGGCACGCGCCTGCAGCCGTCCCCGTCGTAGGCTCCGTCCGCTCTGGCGGAGCGGCCACGGATGCTGCTTCCTCAGGTGCGCTATGTACCACGTAGTTCATGCTGCAAAGAGTCATCAGCTAGCTTGTGTTGCCGGCCGGCCGGGCGAAAGTACTAACATCTGGACACGATTCTTGTACCGTGTCGTCGATTCCAGGCGGGGCGACAGCCATCCGGTGCCACGACGGGGCCGTCTGCAGCGAGAAGGGCCTGTTTTTCCCGCCGATTCCGCTCGTGCCGGAGCCGCCGAACATCGGGGGCGTGCCCATCCCGCCGAACCCGATCACGCCAGCGCCGCCGTCGCTCATCCCGCCGGTGTTCCCCGCGCCATCTCCGCCGTCCATCCTGCCGCCGCTCGTCCCGCAGCCGCCGCCAGCTTCGCTCATACCGCCGGTGCTGCCGTTGCCGTTTCTTCACccaccgcctccgccgccaccgccgccgtccaTCCTACCGCCGGTGCCCTTCCTCCCGCCGTTGATCCCTGGCGTGCCGCCAGCTTCCTCCTCGAACAACGGACGACCGGTGAAACCATGAGAAAGATGCTGGTCTTCCTGCCCTATGAGTTATCTATATATTGTGAAATCTTGTACCGGAAATACTCCACTTTATGGCTGTGCACTGTGCATGTGTCGTGGTTTTTGGTTTGTGTCCACCGATTATTATTTGGAGATATTATCACGATTCATAGAACATATTTTTTATGTTCAGCTTGTTGTTAGAATTTTAAAGTTACGAAtttatgattacttatgttctcGTGCAAATACGGTCACATGTACGCAGGcgtatccatcccttgcatggcGCTAGGGTGACTACGTTACACCATTTTTGCAGGAACAACGCTTACCTTATTTATAATTATGTCCGTATAAATCATTCACACATAATAAATACTGGTAATTAAGTCTGTGGCCCCACTTGACAGTCGGCCTACTCTTTCTACCTGTGTGGGACCCACTTGCCAGTGGATGCAAGAAATATTTGAAGATTTAGAATTAACTGCGCCGCGAGGATTGGAACCAGGAACCTCTTCATTCCTACCCTCACTACCCTCACCAAAAACCTCTTCGCTCTCGTCGCCGGTGCTAACCACCACAATGGACATTTTTTCTGTCTAGAACTATATGTTGTTAATTGTTATATTGTTCAACATGACAAATAAATTCTTTTTTGTGGCTGGGACAACCATAAATTCAACCATATACAAAGACAATGACTATGTTAGCAATAAGCTTGCTATAATATAGAGTTATCTGAATGAATTTAGAGGGTGCGTTAGTTTTTTCATTCCGCACAAGAAAACTTTGGTTGGTTTGAATTCCTATGTCAAAATGGACTTGGATCACTTAAAATTAAAATCCAGTTTTGTACTGCTGCGATAGGTCAGTTTTCTTCACACCTCTAGGTCTAGAGTTCAAATCATGAGGCACAAACATTTTGATCATTTTTGTACCAAATATGTTTTTTGCAAAAATATAACCTACACAAGATTCAAACCTTGGCCAATTGCCAGGTAATTAATGGACTAACCATCAGGATAGAAATGATATATTCATGCACTATATTTTCTTTTATCTAGATTTTTAAATTTAAAATTATTTAAATTAAAAATTTGTTATTTTGTCTGAAAGAATTTTTTACCAAATCGAGGGTGGGCAATTTTATTTGCCATTTCGAAATTAATACTTGTTCATGTGTCTAAGGAGAAGCACATAATTTTATATGTTTTGGCAACGGTGACTACTCGAGGATGAgcggatttttcttcccaaaattTATTCAAATGGATtttgaattcaaaaaaaattggCACTAAAATATATAAAATTGAAACTAGAAAAGAACAAAGCTTGGGCACGTTCCAACGGTTAGTACTGCACATCCGCTAGGTGACCCCAGCTTGCCAGTTCGAGTCTCTCCCCATTGCATCTTTTTGCGTGTAAATATCTGCTAAAACTGAAGAAGAAAAAACGATGGAGACCATTGATATTGATGTGAAAATATCACCTAAACCCTGCTTTCACTATAAAGTAAAATAAGTTTTTTTTTGAGAGTACGCCAATGGCGTACCATATTTTTATAGAAGGAAGCAAAGACATTTACAAGAAGTGACACCCAAATGCGAACATTCAGGTATCCACACACCCACTCCAACACCAAACATAGAAAAAACTAGGCTATTCTCACGAAACGTTGTAAACCTTCTACACCTCCTGCCGCAAGTTTCCACTCTGCCAACTCATCTAGAATCCACCTCGCTGCCTCCCTAGGTCGCATTTGTTGGTTAACTCTGTTAAAAACCCTTGCGTTCCGTTGCTTCCACAAAGTCCAGATGGTCCCAATAAACAAAGTATCGAAACCCCTCTTCTCCGCCTTCTGGAAGCTGACCCTGACTCTCATCCACCAGTGAAAGGTGGGTTCCCCTGCCTCCTGATCTCCGATGTTGATATGAAGTGTGTCCCAAAGTGTGCACCAGACCTCCTTGGCATACGTACAGCTGGATAGGATGTGATCGGTGTCATCCTGATCCCGCAGGCAGAAAAAGCACGGGGAAGGCTCGTCCTGCAGGCCGTGTCGCGCTCTCCGATCCGAAGTCCAAATCCTGTACTGCATGGCCAGCCACGCGAAAATCTTACACTTCAGAGGCGCCCAGCTCCTCCAAATGCCACTAGCAAAAGGTGGTCGTGGCAGGTCAGAGCAAAGGCTACTATAGATCGCCTTCGCCGAATAGGCACCCGTggtggagcaagaccaagcaaaACTGTCAGGCACATCCGGGTTCCTAGCCACCGAGGCCACCGCCTGACATAAATGCATGCACTGGAGTTGAGCCATGAAAGAGGTCTCGGGTTGACAGTCCAGAACCCATCTACCATCCGTCAAGCCCTCCTGCACCGTTCTGGACTTAATAGTTCTTGGCTGCACCGTGTCAAGGATCAGGGGTGCGATGTCTATGACCGCCATTCCATTCATCCACCGGTCTTTCCAGAACAAGATCTTCTCGCCTGAACCAACCTCAATCCGCACCAGGCTGTCAAACACTTCTCTCGCATCATGGTCATCCATCATTGGTAGCCCTTGCCACGGCCTAGAAGGCTCGGTCCTTCGAAGCCACTCCCAACGAGCTCTCAGCGCCAAAGATTGTAACTTCAGGTTTTTGATTCCAAGCCCTCCATTACACTTGGGTCTGCAGATATTATCCCAAGCGACTAGGCACTGCCCACCATTCACCTTGTCCTTACCAGCCTAGAAGAAAGATCGCATCCACTTGTTAATCTCCTCCAACACCCAGGCAGGAGCATCCGCAATCATGAGATGATGTATCGGCCTAGCCGAAATGACTGATTGCACTAAGATGAGTCTGCCCGGGCGTTGAATCAATCCCCTCTGCCAAGCCGGGACGAGATGCctaacttgatccagcaagggctGCCAATCTGCTTTGGTGAGGCACTTGACTGCCAACTGCAGGCCTAGGTATTTGCACGGGAACTCTGCTATTGTGCACTGCAGCAGGGCAGCTACCCTTGCCTTATCCTCCTCCTCCCCTCGGATCACCACCGCAGATGACTTCCTGTAGTTAACGTGCAGTCCCGAAGCCACTCCAAAAGCATCAAGTGCAGCTCTAACAAAACTTAGCTCCTGGGTAGTCGGCTTGATGAACAAAGCCACATCATCGGCGTAGATCGAGATCCTCTGGACAGCCGCGATCCCCACCATATCAGTAATCACTCCCAACTCCAGGGCTTTCCTGACAATAGCCGTGAGCGCATCCATAGCCAATATGAAAAGAAGAGGGGAGACGGGATCCCCTTGCTGCAGACCGCACGCCAGTGCAATGCTTTTGCCCGGAACCCCATTTACGATCACCTTAGTGCTAGCCGTTCGAAGAAGTATAGCCATCCAGGATCTtcatctcaccccaaaacccttcGCTGCCATAACCTCGAAAAGGAAGGGCCATGAAAGCGAGTCAAAAGCCCGAGATATATCCAGCTTTAGAAACACTCCTGGTTTCTTCCTTGCATATATCTTCCTGGCCACCTGCCTGACCAACATGCAATTATCATGAAGGTGTCGGCCCTTGATGAAGGCCGACTGGTTTGCCTCCACAATCGTTGGCATGCGCTTCCTAAGGCGATTCGCAAGGACTTTGGCAATCAACTTTGGCACACTATGTGTCAGACTAATTGGCCTGAAGTCCCCAACCTCCTCAGCGTCGGACCTCTTGGGGATGAGCACGATGTGAGCCTTATTCAATTTTGCCATCCCTCTGCCATCTCCAACATAGAACTTCATGATAGCCGCCATGATGTCTCGCTTGATGGTAGCCCATGCTCTTTGGTAAAAAGCTACAATAAACCCATCCGGGCCAGGGGCGCGGTCCGGTGGCATTTCTTTAATCACCTTCCACACTTCATCCTCAGTAATCATATCCTCAAGCTCCGACAAATCATACTGTTGCATGCCTAGGTACTGCAAGTCCAGAGAGAACTCCCGTGCACTATCCCTGCCGATGAGATTCTCATACACCCGGCCAAAGAGATCCTCCTTATGCTTTTGCTCCGTAATGACCACCCCATTACTCTTAATGTGTGAGATGAAGTTTTTAGATCTGCGCCCATTCGCGACCGCTTGGAAAAGTTTGGTATTAGCATCACCTTCCTTCAACCATTTCATCCTTGATCTCTGACGATCAATCGTACGTTCCATAGCAGCCAGCCCCAATAAAGTATGCTTGAGTGTTTTCCTGAGCCAAACCTCCTGTCTGTCAAGAGGTCGCATCTCCTGGGCAATATCCAGTCTATGGATGACCCATGTAGCCACTCGCATAAGTACCTT
Protein-coding sequences here:
- the LOC125508881 gene encoding vegetative cell wall protein gp1-like — translated: MRGSHLLLLLVAFSSFHGHLAARHGRRHAPAAVPVVGSVRSGGAATDAASSGGATAIRCHDGAVCSEKGLFFPPIPLVPEPPNIGGVPIPPNPITPAPPSLIPPVFPAPSPPSILPPLVPQPPPASLIPPVLPLPFLHPPPPPPPPPSILPPVPFLPPLIPGVPPASSSNNGRPVKP